In Nematostella vectensis chromosome 2, jaNemVect1.1, whole genome shotgun sequence, one genomic interval encodes:
- the LOC5515806 gene encoding uncharacterized protein LOC5515806 → MLSRSRESREFIMTHLAAARVVSCLLLVVLSMTTCNGTSAKQLLRYDYATERFITNDDALKELSKLSRPVRVIGAIGDARVGKSTTLNHIEHVWRGGNQETVAERVFNTSNQVLPCTRGVWLSVTEQDAGSLVLLDVEGSDLGDDAKTSQMSIFTALMSSALMLFGEGGLANHNRDFMFRLTRVTQEITRDEMLDGDAHVFPSLRVVLRQALEPPDGETLRSFIVGSLVGENDDKAAVIRKYFPESKTTVSVIPAVSELKQASDQDSKALENAGYRQAIADLVKNLQSVPAKRARGAQFDGPMLRQLALDVVVALNKNSWAILADTFTSFEISFCEKAFRTFIKPLDRRDHPQIRNTMESALQQFSKECVLSDEKTKAKNWLEEAIRVKQNAEEKQRLIEQERRKAEDEIRKQKELEKQRKQEEELQRKRMEEESRRRETEEKRRKEEMEKSRRAEQQREQERRRLEETRDAEKRAQKAKKNNKIVKTVAAVIGLGVLFSDERLKQNITTIPGADYEAIGLREVEWVWRSQAGPLGLEGRGRGVIAQEVEGLYPAAVRLERNGYKRVDYGMLRSMIEQKRTTE, encoded by the exons ATGTTGAGCAGAAGTAGAGAGAGCAGAGAGTTCATCATGACTCACCTAGCAGCAGCCCGAGTCGTGTCGTGCCTACTTCTGGTAGTCTTGAGTATGACAACGTGTAATGGAACAAGCGCCAAACAACTTCTAAG GTATGACTACGCGACTGAGAGATTTATCACCAACGATGACGCGCTGAAGGAGTTGTCAAAGCTAAGCCGTCCTGTCAGAGTGATAGGCGCTATAGGGGACGCGAGAGTTGGCAAGTCAACAACCCTCAACCACATAGAACACGTATGGCGGGGAGGTAACCAGGAGACGGTGGCGGAAAGGGTGTTCAACACAAGCAATCAAGTACTGCCGTGTACGAGAGGGGTGTGGCTTTCTGTGACCGAGCAAGATGCGGGGAGCCTGGTGCTGCTAGACGTGGAGGGATCGGACCTGGGCGATGACGCTAAGACAAGCCAGATGAGTATTTTCACGGCGCTCATGTCATCTGCGCTCATGCTGTTTGGAGAAGGAGGCCTTGCGAATCATAACCGCGACTTCATGTTTCGCCTGACGCGCGTCACACAAGAGATCACGCGTGACGAGATGCTCGACGGTGATGCTCACGTATTTCCTAGTTTGAGGGTCGTCTTGAGGCAAGCTCTGGAGCCGCCAGATGGTGAAACGCTACGAAGCTTTATCGTGGGATCTTTGGTCGGAGAAAACGACGACAAAGCGGCAGTTATCCGAAAGTATTTCCCGGAATCGAAGACAACAGTCAGCGTTATCCCGGCAGTCTCCGAGCTCAAACAGGCTTCGGATCAAGACTCAAAAGCCCTGGAAAACGCCGGGTACAGACAAGCTATCGCAGACCTTGTGAAGAATCTACAATCAGTTCCCGCCAAAAGAGCTCGAGGCGCGCAGTTTGATGGTCCAATGCTAAGGCAACTGGCTTTGGATGTAGTGGTAGCTCTGAATAAGAACTCTTGGGCGATTCTAGCAGATACTTTTACATCATTCGAAATTTCTTTCTGTGAAAAAGCCTTTAGGACTTTTATCAAGCCCTTGGACAGGAGGGACCATCCGCAAATTAGAAATACTATGGAATCTGCCTTACAGCAGTTTTCCAAGGAATGCGTCCTGAGTGATGAGAAGACGAAGGCAAAAAACTGGCTTGAGGAGGCTATCCGAGTAAAGCAAAACGCTGAAGAGAAACAACGGTTGATAGAACAGGAGCGACGGAAGGCAGAGGATGAAATAAGGAAACAGAAAGAGCTTGAAAAACAGCGCAAACAAGAGGAGGAATTACAGAGAAAGCGGATGGAGGAGGAAAGTAGAAGAAGAGAAACCGAGGAGAAGAGGAGAAAAGAGGAGATGGAGAAGTCGAGAAGGGCGGAACAACAACGTGAACAGGAAAGACGGCGCTTAGAAGAGACGAGGGACGCAGAGAAAAGAGCACAAAAGGCTAAGAAGAATAATAAAATCGTCAAAACAGTTGCTGCTGTCATAGGCCTTGGAGTTCTTTTTAGCGACGAAAGACTCAAGCaaaacatcaccaccattccGGGTGCGGATTATGAGGCTATCGGCCTGCGTGAGGTCGAGTGGGTGTGGAGGTCCCAGGCTGGGCCGCTGGGCCTGGAAGGGCGTGGTCGAGGGGTGATAGCCCAGGAAGTGGAGGGATTATACCCGGCCGCGGTGCGTCTAGAAAGGAACGGCTATAAGAGGGTGGACTATGGTATGTTAAGGAGTATGATAGAGCAGAAGCGCACCACAGAATGA
- the LOC5515808 gene encoding glutathione gamma-glutamylcysteinyltransferase 2 — MSTEPADSFYGETLPELCVDYRSTESQHRLIRSMNDGTAVPFLSISSCFNTQTDPAFCGLATLAIVLNAMQIDPQRLWKTPWRWYTEDTLGVESMDSVREVGITVEEFQRLALRNGVACELVRPEDSKESYALFRENLYHVCTGWKDRKPSVGGCEQNFSECPLAHMAISYSRETLKQTGKGHFSPIAALDLQTDSVLVFDTARFKYPPHWTPVRELFHSMIPVDEETGKSRGYFLLRQHNLQTCTCVIPT, encoded by the coding sequence ATGAGCACTGAGCCTGCAGACTCATTTTACGGGGAAACTCTCCCCGAGCTGTGTGTAGACTACCGCTCAACTGAATCCCAGCATCGTCTTATTCGATCCATGAATGATGGCACGGCAGTTCCTTTCCTCTCTATCTCATCCTGTTTCAACACGCAAACGGACCCGGCATTCTGCGGGCTCGCCACGCTCGCCATAGTACTCAACGCGATGCAAATCGATCCTCAGCGACTGTGGAAGACACCATGGCGATGGTATACGGAAGACACGCTTGGAGTCGAATCAATGGACAGCGTGCGTGAAGTTGGTATTACCGTTGAGGAATTCCAGCGGCTCGCGCTACGCAATGGGGTGGCCTGTGAGCTGGTCAGACCGGAGGATTCCAAAGAAAGCTACGCGTTGTTCCGCGAGAACTTGTACCACGTGTGCACTGGCTGGAAGGATAGAAAACCAAGCGTAGGGGGCTGTGAGCAGAATTTTAGCGAGTGCCCTTTGGCGCATATGGCTATTTCGTACAGCAGAGAGACACTGAAGCAGACAGGCAAGGGTCACTTTAGCCCAATCGCCGCCCTTGATCTACAAACTGACTCCGTGCTTGTCTTTGACACTGCAAGGTTCAAGTATCCTCCCCACTGGACTCCTGTGAGGGAGCTTTTTCACTCTATGATTCCGGTAGATGAGGAGACTGGGAAAAGTCGAGGGTATTTCCTTCTACGACAGCATAACTTGCAGACATGCACATGCGTTATACCCACATGA
- the LOC5515805 gene encoding cell division cycle protein 27 homolog isoform X1, whose translation MVCEEPIRASIWHALHHYAYSDAVFLAERLFAEVGSDDALHLLASCYYQAGQIKRAYSLLQTNGCPTPLCRILFAKCCMLLDKLAEGEMVLAGGCLFTNGKPIETIAAEFGTSAGYALSILGQICRKSDQSKRAAECFKSSLRHNPFLWTSFEALCNLGEKPDEMEYFKSSSCTKILSSLMQRETMTTGIATSTMATNPAADSQQQPIKCMAENLDPSSNNTPLPIGNFSFDQAGNNTPGSDSGFLIPPTPMSLISENRVRARVGRNLLGATQTSSPLSPSFGILPCDTPVDQNTVPFITPSPAVLGGTDMHSGNTPKAPLKKGVRRSDTTSTRSTVVSTVHTTSAPSQILTRASPSHPSVSQSLFPSSTTNKTVRRSTRLFTMSSNSSGENRVPEIKKSRSNRTSTVRKTRRQSSRSTTPQDLEKSSDLIGDSINQNGDKPTRTSITQDSLDGLMALLRHIGQAYRQLCGYESREALLLFSTLPTHHYNTTWVLSQVGRAHFELAEYQLAEKVFSQVQHLDPSRLEGMEIYSTILWHLQKEVELSSLAHHLVEVDRSSPEAWCATGNCFSLQKEHDTAIKFFQRAVQVDQACTYAYTLLGHEYVLTEELDRAMSCYRMAIRSDPRHYNAWYGVGMIYYKQEKFNLAEVHFRKALSINPSSSVLYCHVGVVQHAMRKSEAALATINKAMLIDPKNPLCKFHRASILFSIDKYQEALHELEDLKKIVPREALVYFLIGKVYKKLGQAHLAQMNFSWAIDLDPKGANNQIKDAIDKRYLPDDDDSTAGLGGPGDESAMDQSTGNDLSDNEPMGFELDSGSNSSMVLF comes from the exons ATGGTCTGTGAGGAACCAATAAGG GCATCCATTTGGCATGCGCTTCACCATTATGCATATTCAGATGCAGTATTTCTAGCAGAGAGGTTATTTGCCGAAG TGGGCTCAGATGATGCTCTACATTTGCTTGCATCTTGCTACTACCAAGCAGGGCAGATCAAGAGAGCCTACTCTCTTCTTCAGACAAATGGATGCCCCACACCTTTATGTCGCATTCTGTTTGCTAAGTGCTGCATGTTACTAGACAA ACTTGCTGAGGGAGAGATGGTGCTGGCAGGAGGATGTCTGTTTACTAATGGCAAACCAATAGAAACCATAGCAGCAGAGTTTGGTACCTCCGCAGGGTATGCCCTGTCAATCCTTGGACAAATATGCAG GAAATCTGATCAAAGCAAGCGAGCAGCTGAATGCTTCAAGAGCAGTTTACGACACAATCCATTCCTATGGACCTCATTTGAAGCACTCTGCAATTTGG GTGAAAAACCTGATGAGATGGAATACTTTAAGTCTTCTTCTTGCACAAAGATATTGTCTTCACTTATGCAACGGGAAACCATGACAACAGGCATTGCAACAAGCACCATGGCAACGAACCCAGCAGCAGACAGTCAGCAGCAGCCAATAAAGTGCATGGCTGAAAATCTAGACCCCTCCAGCAATAATACGCCACTACCTATCGGGAATTTTTCATTTGACCAAGCTGGAAATAATACTCCAGGAAGTGACAGTGGTTTTCTCATACCTCCCACCCCTATGAGTCTCATTAGTGAAAACAGAGTGAGAGCCCGTGTAGGGAGGAATTTGCTTGGAGCTACACAGACTTCAAGTCCATTATCGCCCAG TTTTGGGATTTTGCCCTGCGACACTCCTGTTGACCAGAACACTGTGCCCTTCATCACACCGTCACCAGCTGTGCTGGGTGGAACTGATATGCATTCAGGCAATACTCCAAAGGCTCCTTTGAAAAAG GGTGTTAGAAGGAGTGACACAACATCCACAAGGTCTACAGTGGTATCGACTGTCCACACCACCTCGGCACCCTCCCAGATACTGACCAGAGCATCGCCCTCTCACCCCAGTGTCAGTCAGTCTCTTTTTCCATCATCCACCACCAACAAAACAGTGCGCCGCAGTACCCGCCTCTTCACCATGTCTTCAAACTCAAGCGGAGAAAACAGAGTCCCC GAAATCAAGAAGTCTAGAAGTAACAGGACAAGCACAGTAAGAAAG ACTCGGCGACAGTCTAGCAGGAGTACCACCCCTCAAGACTTAGAAAAGTCAAGTGACTTGATTGGTGACTCCATCAACCAGAATGGGGACAAACCAACCAGGACATCCATAACACAAGATAGTTTAG ATGGTCTGATGGCGTTGCTGAGGCATATAGGCCAAGCCTATCGCCAGCTATGTGGCTATGAGTCAAGGGAGGCACTTCTGTTATTTTCAACCCTTCCAACCCACCACTACAATACAACTTGGGTATTGAGTCAAGTTGGGCGGGCTCACTTTGAGCTAGCAGAATACCAACTG GCTGAGAAGGTATTTTCACAAGTCCAGCACTTGGACCCCAGCCGTCTTGAAG GCATGGAGATTTACTCCACTATTCTATGGCATCTTCAGAAGGAAGTTGAACTCTCATCTTTAGCTCATCACCTGGTTGAAGTGGACAGGTCATCTCCAGAG GCCTGGTGTGCTACTGGGAACTGCTTCAGTCTCCAGAAAGAACATGACACAGCCATCAAGTTCTTCCAACGTGCTGTGCAAGTCGACCAAGCCTGTACCTATGCCTACACACTCTTAGGTCATGAGTACGTTCTGACGGAGGAGCTGGATCGGGCCATGTCCTGCTACAGGATGGCAATTAGGAGTGACCCCAGACACTATAATGCATG GTATGGTGTTGGGATGATCTACTACAAGCAGGAGAAGTTTAATCTGGCTGAAGTACACTTCAGAAAGGCATTGTCTATAAACCCGTCAAGCTCTGTTCTTTATTGCCATGTAGGAGTG GTCCAGCATGCAATGCGTAAGTCTGAGGCAGCCCTCGCCACCATCAACAAGGCGATGCTTATCGACCCCAAGAACCCACTGTGCAAGTTCCACCGTGCATCAATATTGTTTTCTATCGACAAGTACCAG GAGGCCTTGCATGAGCTCGAAGACCTTAAGAAGATCGTACCGAGGGAGGCTTTGGTCTATTTCCTTATTGGAAAG GTCTATAAGAAGCTCGGTCAGGCTCACCTAGCACAGATGAACTTCTCTTGGGCCATAGACCTCGACCCGAAAGGGGCCAACAACCAAATCAAAGACGCCATCGACAAACGCTATCTCCCAGATGATGACGATAGCACTGCTGGGTTGGGTGGGCCTGGGGACGAGTCTGCCATGGACCAATCAACGGGCAATGATCTTTCTGATAATGAGCCAATGGGGTTCGAACTTGATTCTGGTAGCAATTCAAGCATGGTCTTATTCTAG
- the LOC5515805 gene encoding cell division cycle protein 27 homolog isoform X2, with product MLLDKLAEGEMVLAGGCLFTNGKPIETIAAEFGTSAGYALSILGQICRKSDQSKRAAECFKSSLRHNPFLWTSFEALCNLGEKPDEMEYFKSSSCTKILSSLMQRETMTTGIATSTMATNPAADSQQQPIKCMAENLDPSSNNTPLPIGNFSFDQAGNNTPGSDSGFLIPPTPMSLISENRVRARVGRNLLGATQTSSPLSPSFGILPCDTPVDQNTVPFITPSPAVLGGTDMHSGNTPKAPLKKGVRRSDTTSTRSTVVSTVHTTSAPSQILTRASPSHPSVSQSLFPSSTTNKTVRRSTRLFTMSSNSSGENRVPEIKKSRSNRTSTVRKTRRQSSRSTTPQDLEKSSDLIGDSINQNGDKPTRTSITQDSLDGLMALLRHIGQAYRQLCGYESREALLLFSTLPTHHYNTTWVLSQVGRAHFELAEYQLAEKVFSQVQHLDPSRLEGMEIYSTILWHLQKEVELSSLAHHLVEVDRSSPEAWCATGNCFSLQKEHDTAIKFFQRAVQVDQACTYAYTLLGHEYVLTEELDRAMSCYRMAIRSDPRHYNAWYGVGMIYYKQEKFNLAEVHFRKALSINPSSSVLYCHVGVVQHAMRKSEAALATINKAMLIDPKNPLCKFHRASILFSIDKYQEALHELEDLKKIVPREALVYFLIGKVYKKLGQAHLAQMNFSWAIDLDPKGANNQIKDAIDKRYLPDDDDSTAGLGGPGDESAMDQSTGNDLSDNEPMGFELDSGSNSSMVLF from the exons ATGTTACTAGACAA ACTTGCTGAGGGAGAGATGGTGCTGGCAGGAGGATGTCTGTTTACTAATGGCAAACCAATAGAAACCATAGCAGCAGAGTTTGGTACCTCCGCAGGGTATGCCCTGTCAATCCTTGGACAAATATGCAG GAAATCTGATCAAAGCAAGCGAGCAGCTGAATGCTTCAAGAGCAGTTTACGACACAATCCATTCCTATGGACCTCATTTGAAGCACTCTGCAATTTGG GTGAAAAACCTGATGAGATGGAATACTTTAAGTCTTCTTCTTGCACAAAGATATTGTCTTCACTTATGCAACGGGAAACCATGACAACAGGCATTGCAACAAGCACCATGGCAACGAACCCAGCAGCAGACAGTCAGCAGCAGCCAATAAAGTGCATGGCTGAAAATCTAGACCCCTCCAGCAATAATACGCCACTACCTATCGGGAATTTTTCATTTGACCAAGCTGGAAATAATACTCCAGGAAGTGACAGTGGTTTTCTCATACCTCCCACCCCTATGAGTCTCATTAGTGAAAACAGAGTGAGAGCCCGTGTAGGGAGGAATTTGCTTGGAGCTACACAGACTTCAAGTCCATTATCGCCCAG TTTTGGGATTTTGCCCTGCGACACTCCTGTTGACCAGAACACTGTGCCCTTCATCACACCGTCACCAGCTGTGCTGGGTGGAACTGATATGCATTCAGGCAATACTCCAAAGGCTCCTTTGAAAAAG GGTGTTAGAAGGAGTGACACAACATCCACAAGGTCTACAGTGGTATCGACTGTCCACACCACCTCGGCACCCTCCCAGATACTGACCAGAGCATCGCCCTCTCACCCCAGTGTCAGTCAGTCTCTTTTTCCATCATCCACCACCAACAAAACAGTGCGCCGCAGTACCCGCCTCTTCACCATGTCTTCAAACTCAAGCGGAGAAAACAGAGTCCCC GAAATCAAGAAGTCTAGAAGTAACAGGACAAGCACAGTAAGAAAG ACTCGGCGACAGTCTAGCAGGAGTACCACCCCTCAAGACTTAGAAAAGTCAAGTGACTTGATTGGTGACTCCATCAACCAGAATGGGGACAAACCAACCAGGACATCCATAACACAAGATAGTTTAG ATGGTCTGATGGCGTTGCTGAGGCATATAGGCCAAGCCTATCGCCAGCTATGTGGCTATGAGTCAAGGGAGGCACTTCTGTTATTTTCAACCCTTCCAACCCACCACTACAATACAACTTGGGTATTGAGTCAAGTTGGGCGGGCTCACTTTGAGCTAGCAGAATACCAACTG GCTGAGAAGGTATTTTCACAAGTCCAGCACTTGGACCCCAGCCGTCTTGAAG GCATGGAGATTTACTCCACTATTCTATGGCATCTTCAGAAGGAAGTTGAACTCTCATCTTTAGCTCATCACCTGGTTGAAGTGGACAGGTCATCTCCAGAG GCCTGGTGTGCTACTGGGAACTGCTTCAGTCTCCAGAAAGAACATGACACAGCCATCAAGTTCTTCCAACGTGCTGTGCAAGTCGACCAAGCCTGTACCTATGCCTACACACTCTTAGGTCATGAGTACGTTCTGACGGAGGAGCTGGATCGGGCCATGTCCTGCTACAGGATGGCAATTAGGAGTGACCCCAGACACTATAATGCATG GTATGGTGTTGGGATGATCTACTACAAGCAGGAGAAGTTTAATCTGGCTGAAGTACACTTCAGAAAGGCATTGTCTATAAACCCGTCAAGCTCTGTTCTTTATTGCCATGTAGGAGTG GTCCAGCATGCAATGCGTAAGTCTGAGGCAGCCCTCGCCACCATCAACAAGGCGATGCTTATCGACCCCAAGAACCCACTGTGCAAGTTCCACCGTGCATCAATATTGTTTTCTATCGACAAGTACCAG GAGGCCTTGCATGAGCTCGAAGACCTTAAGAAGATCGTACCGAGGGAGGCTTTGGTCTATTTCCTTATTGGAAAG GTCTATAAGAAGCTCGGTCAGGCTCACCTAGCACAGATGAACTTCTCTTGGGCCATAGACCTCGACCCGAAAGGGGCCAACAACCAAATCAAAGACGCCATCGACAAACGCTATCTCCCAGATGATGACGATAGCACTGCTGGGTTGGGTGGGCCTGGGGACGAGTCTGCCATGGACCAATCAACGGGCAATGATCTTTCTGATAATGAGCCAATGGGGTTCGAACTTGATTCTGGTAGCAATTCAAGCATGGTCTTATTCTAG
- the LOC5515745 gene encoding dual adapter for phosphotyrosine and 3-phosphotyrosine and 3-phosphoinositide yields the protein MTNLIEKLRKNIEITKVEDIPWYHPSLTRNASEVLLMTNGVEGNYLLRSSQTHDMYTVSARSMDSVKHFPLIPDGKGGYKFGIGDFANIAELMEHFRNIPVLGGECGPPVTLRFPYFNKIAEPSFYTDVTLHAVHGTSFGGAQNCNNDWENTLSVASKEGFLTKQGALHKNWKRRWFVTKKHMMFYFNQRGDTKPLKELDLRLAFEVEADNNCEKPNAFRVCFPERTYYIYADSKKDMEDWVSLLKWKLKNMKRKSHSLTL from the exons ATGACCAATCTTATCGAGAAACTCAGAAAAAATATCGAGATTACCAAGGTTGAAGACATTCC TTGGTATCATCCAAGCTTGACAAGAAATGCGTCTGAAGTGTTGTTGATGACAAATGGTGTTGAAGGAAACTACTTGCTTAGGTCAAGCCAGACGCATGACATGTATACTGTGTCTGCAAG GAGCATGGATTCAGTTAAGCACTTCCCCCTAATACCGGATGGTAAAGGGGGATACAAGTTTGGAATAGGGGACTTTGCTAATATTGCAGAGCTGATGGAGCACTTTAGAAACATCCCTGTCCTTGGTGGGGAGTGCG GTCCTCCCGTAACCCTGAGGTTCCCATACTTTAACAAGATAGCCGAGCCTTCCTTCTACACAGATGTCACCCTTCATGCAGTTCATGGAACTTCATTTGGGGGTGCTCAAAATTGCAACAATGATTGGGAAAATACACTTTCT GTTGCATCAAAAGAGGGATTCCTTACAAAACAAGGAGCACTTCATAaa AACTGGAAGCGTAGATGGTTTGTCACTAAAAAACACATGATGTTTTACTTCAATCAAAGAGGG GACACAAAGCCTTTGAAAGAACTGGATTTGAGACTTGCATTTGAGGTTGAAGCTGACAACAATTGTGAGAAACCTAATGCCTTCCG AGTGTGTTTTCCAGAAAGAACatattatatatatgcagACAGCAAAAAGGACATGGAGGACTGGGTGTCTCTCTTGAAGTGGAAGCTG aaaaacatGAAGCGAAAATCACACAGCT
- the LOC5515746 gene encoding uncharacterized protein LOC5515746, producing MDTDQPLLRIFICGSHSVGKTTLVKLLARQTQIHDEAEVARRVIHNLGLHRDDFDPEKNPKRFLKLQEEIIREQSRTEQRNSECCRSYIADRGIDPVVYAAEYLGEKEADYLLSLAETQESIARYQTSLVFVIKPFPECFMEDNVRLSPRIDEAVAFTAAMEALLHRLQITYTLIDVLDVQERVNIVKEKIAEWRGS from the exons ATGGATACAGATCAGCCTTTACTCAGGATTTTTATTTGCGGTTCTCATAGCGTCGGGAAAACAACCCTTGTCAAGCTTCTCGCAAGGCAAACACAAATTCACGACGAGGCCGAGGTAGCGCGCCGCGTTATTCATAACCTCGGTTTACACAGAGACGACTTCGATCCTGAAAAGAATCCCAAAAGGTTTCTTAAATTACAAGAGGAAATCATCCGTGAACAGTCACGGACGGAGCAAAGAAACTCTGAATGTTGCAGGAGTTATATCGCTGATAGAGGTATTGACCCAGTGGTTTACGCAGCAGAATATTTAGGTGAAAAGGAGGCGGATTATTTACTGAGTCTCGCAGAAACACAAGAATCAATAGCAAG GTACCAGACATCGTTAGTATTCGTCATCAAGCCATTCCCAGAATGCTTTATGGAGGATAATGTTCGCCTGAGCCCGCGTATTGATGAAGCGGTGGCCTTTACTGCGGCGATGGAAGCGCTCCTGCACAGACTCCAGATCACGTACACTCTGATAGACGTCCTTGATGTCCAGGAACGAGTAAATATCGTGAAAGAAAAGATTGCAGAGTGGAGAGGGTCCTAA